The following proteins are co-located in the Romeriopsis navalis LEGE 11480 genome:
- a CDS encoding serine/threonine-protein kinase gives MAEGAIRLEGRQQELLGARIGGGRYQIIQIHGTGGFGETYIAEDLHRPDRPKCVVKKLSPSSREPKHLKLARRLFQREAETLEKLGNQHDQIPQLLAYFEEETEFYLVQEFIAGHPLSNELPLGHQLPETKVLAILREILQVLGFVHSQHVIHRDIKPSNLIRRAHDTHLVLIDFGAVKGLQTAGDDEFVSDLTIGIGTQGYMAPEQQAGHPQFNSDIYAVGMMAVQMLTGIAPSQLPRDADTGEIDWQDKTHASVGLVNVVQKMMAYHYKQRYQSTDEALQALKKLSLHTTLPSMLSDLLQDAMPGQEEVQATQPWPTAFEEGDDLPPTQPPPTQ, from the coding sequence TTGGCGGAGGGCGCTATCAGACTCGAAGGGCGTCAACAAGAATTACTCGGTGCCCGGATTGGCGGAGGGCGCTATCAGATTATCCAAATTCATGGGACGGGTGGGTTTGGTGAAACTTATATTGCTGAAGATTTGCATCGTCCTGATCGACCGAAATGTGTGGTTAAAAAGCTGTCCCCTTCGAGTCGTGAGCCAAAGCATTTGAAGCTTGCCCGACGACTGTTTCAGCGTGAAGCGGAAACCTTGGAAAAGCTGGGCAATCAACATGATCAGATTCCCCAGCTGTTGGCTTATTTTGAAGAGGAAACGGAGTTTTATCTCGTTCAGGAATTTATTGCCGGTCATCCGTTGAGTAATGAGTTGCCGTTGGGGCATCAGTTGCCAGAAACGAAGGTATTGGCAATTCTGCGCGAGATTTTACAAGTTTTGGGATTTGTTCACAGTCAGCATGTAATTCACCGCGATATTAAGCCGAGTAACTTGATTCGGCGTGCCCATGATACACATTTGGTCTTGATTGATTTTGGTGCGGTGAAGGGATTGCAGACCGCTGGTGATGATGAGTTTGTCTCCGACTTGACGATCGGCATTGGTACGCAAGGTTATATGGCTCCGGAGCAGCAGGCGGGGCATCCGCAGTTCAACAGTGATATTTATGCGGTGGGAATGATGGCAGTGCAGATGTTGACGGGCATTGCCCCGAGCCAGCTACCAAGGGATGCCGATACGGGGGAAATTGATTGGCAGGATAAGACCCATGCGAGTGTTGGACTCGTGAATGTGGTGCAGAAAATGATGGCCTATCACTATAAGCAACGATATCAGTCGACGGATGAGGCGTTGCAAGCGTTGAAAAAACTGTCACTACACACGACATTGCCATCCATGTTGAGTGACTTGCTTCAAGATGCGATGCCAGGGCAAGAGGAAGTGCAGGCAACTCAACCTTGGCCCACGGCGTTTGAAGAGGGTGATGACTTGCCACCGACGCAGCCACCCCCCACGCAATAA